Part of the Citrus sinensis cultivar Valencia sweet orange chromosome 2, DVS_A1.0, whole genome shotgun sequence genome, TCTCCACATCCACCACTGAAAATCTTGGAACCTTTCCAGGGCAGCTTTCTTCTCGATTTCATTTCTCCCAAGCTCAATTCTGAAAGAAGAAGATGTCTCAAGTGTATCTGAATTTAAACCACAAACTGTACTACTGGGACTGTCAGAACTAGCAAAATCAGGATCAACATCCATTTCAGCAGCTTCATTTTTAATAGCAGTCCAACTTTGACCTACAGTATCAATGCCTTGCAAGTTCCTTCTAACTTTATCTTTGAAGGACGTCTCAATCTTTTGCAACATTATGCGCAAATGAGATTCCCTAGTCCCACGTGCATCCAAAGACGACAATAGAGCATCAAAGGCCTACACAGATAGAATAGAGTCAATAAAAGCATTAAACAGATGCAAATATACCAATCATGTATGCTACATCTTCCTAAAGATATCTTGTGTAGATAGAGTAGATAgactttcaaaataaataaataaataaataaacaacagGCACATTAATTTTAGTCATATAGTCAGTAACGTGGAACAGGTATACAaacaaacaataacaaaatacaTAAAACAAATTGACAAAAACATGCATGCAACAAAATCATTATATGAGCATATAGTTAAAAGTAATTTGATATAACATCTAGTAGGAAAGTTACAATTACatatttgtacaaaaattacCTCTACAGTATCAATAAGCCTCCAAGTTCCATCATGTAATTCAACGAAGATTCTTCCAGAACAAGGATCATTTCTAGAAGCAGATGTAGCAAACTGCCAGTATCTATTACGTCTGCGATCTTGACCGAGAGGCAAGGACCTGTATACATACATCTCTTCTGCCATATGGGCAATATAAGCTTTCAATTGTGAGCGTGACCTTTTTGAAGCATATCCATGTTGCTGGGTCGCAAGGTTATCCAGACCAGTAGAGGGATCTTGAACCGCTACGGTCCTTTCATTAGGGAATTCACTTAGATGATTCTGAAAAACTTGAGAACCAAACATGGGTTTTTGATCTTCTGCAAGGCTTGGAGATGCCTCATTCTTGTTATCTACAAATACCGGTAATGGGCTTTGGCCACCCTCCGCTGCAGAACTAGCTAGATGTGTTTCAGCTTTGCTTCCCATTGCAGGTGTAAAATCTAGTTTAGTTATATTCTCTTCTTTCAGACGGCTTTTGTCTAATTGGGCTTCAGCCCACATTTGCTTTTTAAGAGCATTGGCTGCTTCCAAACGATCCTGCAGAtctctcaaaatcaaattacatGCAAAGAAAAAGccagaaaaggaaaagaaaaataaacaaagcaGATCAActgattaaaaagaaaaatataggCTTACCTCAAGAACAGCACGAATAGAGTTTCCTTCATTTGCAATGCCAATTAAAGCAACAAGGGCATTAAGACGCTCCTCCACACTCAAATGAGAATAATCACCCTCGGCTAGTCCTTGGATCCATGATTCACCAGGCTTGCTTTCATCAATCTCAATATTTTCTTGATTGAGATGACTGGCTCCAAAATCTTCAACAGCAACATAGTTATCAGCAGTGCCTTGACATCTTGCATCCTTGGAATCATTTAAAGAAAAGGATGAAAAACCTTTGTCAACCTCGTTTTGCACACTTAATGCAACATCTTTGCAGGCATTGTCTTTTCCACTCACTAAACAAGTGTTGGCTTCATCATATCGatcaatatttttgtttgcaCTTGAAGGGGTTGCTAAGTCTTCAACTTCAGGATCCTCTTCAACATCACATTCTGAATCCTCGTCTCTTTCCACATCATCAGCATCTTCTCCACCtaaaaacccattttcaaatattCGAATTTTCTTTCTGGCAGCTGCAAGTATTGCTTCCGCATCAGCAGGATCCTTCCTAAAGGCAGGTCGTACACAATATGTTGAAGGAGCTATcctttcaaaaagttttgtatCCCTCGTCAATGCAACAGAAATTGATGCTTCTGGGGTCTTGCTTGTTGTAAGGTCCCGAAGTCCAGATTTCTTTCAGAAAAACCAATAAATCAGGAAAAAGCACAGAGGACAAACAGCTAACTAATTTAACAACAATCTAAGCTCACCTGAATCTTGTCTGCAAGTTCTAGCACAGTTAATCCCTTGCTTCCCTCAAGTGAAAGAACATGAAAGGCAGCAAATTTGACAGTTCCAGGAGTCAATTTATGCCGAGATCTTCGTGGAAGTAACAAGCCTTTTTCTCGCATCCATGCAAAGGCATTTTCAGCTGCTGAACCATTACGTATGGTAGAAACAATGTCTTCACAACCTTTTCCCTGAAATTACATACGACTATGTTTTGAATAatcaagaaatcaaaattGGCACAAATATTCATCTGTTAAGTGCCTAAATGTGATCAAGCCTTAGAACCTGATTCAGCCACATTTGACATGTAATGCCAATACACCTAATATGCAATTAACTCGACTGACATATCTAAGAGTTTCAGCAATTCTATCACAGCTGCAGTCACTGAATCAAATATATTCGAGGAGAATGCTACTCTGCCACTATTACTCTTAACCAATGATGTCCAAAAAAACTAAAAGGCAACCacaatcttttaattaatcgGACACTAACTAGAGCATAGGCAAGCTAACATTCTGAACAAGACACAAAACAAACTACAGAGCTGCCCAACAATATTGGCAAGGGCCAGAGATTCTTCTAACAGGATTATCCACTGGTGTAAAAAAAGAGCTTAGCAACCTCTAATGGAAGTTTTATGTGGTATATCTCAGATCATCACTGTCATGTCTCTACAAACAGCTTCCACGTCATGTCCTATACCTAATATTACCACTATGAACAATAACACaccaatttcaaaaaaattatgttcaaaAGTAAAATACGAACCTCATGATTATCACCTACATTGGCCCATTTACTACTCCTTTTCTTCAACTTTGGCCCAAATCCTGCAGATAATGCTAATTGCCGAAATATTTCATGCCAAGTTAAGGGATTTAGAAGCTGCTGCCAATTGCGTATGTCGAAACCCCAGGCATATGCCTGATAgataaagaaagataaaaaagcgTTATCAACAATGTAAAATAGTAATTATGGCAAATAACTAACTCCGGTAAACATGTAAGTGTAAGGCAGAGCTTACCCCTTCAATGATCCGTGGATGTCCACCTTCAGGATTAGCAGCACAATATTGATTCATTCCTAATCCAGTAGAAGGCGTCCTGGCAACATCTTcaatatcttttattattgatttcaGCAGCGCAAGATGAATCTCACCCAACAACCTTGATTCCTGCAATCAAAATGACatgaattgaaaaaagaatgttacatgaaaataaattttaattgtgcaAAAATgtgaattaaaagaaaaagaaatacacaTAACTCACATGGTCATGAAACGCTTGCACAAACTCATCAAGAGTAAAAGGCCATAGCCCAAGAACATCAGCAAAGGtaataaaaaatctccaaACCTGCAAAACCCAAGTCAACCGTTGGAACCTCAAAAATGAAGGCATTGAATTCATCATACTAGTTTCAGTTATCTTTCAGAGAAACagtgaagagaaaagaaaacaacaggAAAAAGCAAGAAAGAAACACCATCACATTTGAGGCTTTAACGAAGCAATAAAAACACCATAAAGATAAAGACTCAATTCTTGGCATAGAGTTGTAAGCTAGACTAATGCCCAATAAAAACAACAGATGACATGATGGTAGACCGGTCCCCAATACAATAACCAACAGATCACGTGATATGTTGTATAACACCACAGGTTATACAACACAGCTTATGACAGAAGGGTCAAAACCAGGCACAAGGAAAACCTGTTAAAAGGCATCTCATGAAAGGGCGTAAGTAACAAAACGATGCAGTTATTTAATACCCCcaccaataaaataaataaatgaattaaaaaaaaaggtgcacaaataagaaataaataagataaaaagcaaatgaaaaaaaattaagaatacaTAAGTGTTATTATTTCATACCATGAGAAGGTTCCCGACATTTTCCTCTGAATCACTCCATGGTTGAACCGAAAACGGCCTTTTTAGTCGCACAGTCTTGGGAGGGAACACACTTAAAGAATCTAAGGCAAAAAAATTGCACAGCAGTGCTCAGGAAAACTAGCAAAAAGACAATGGAAGAACACTATCATAGTTAATGAAACGAAAGCCACTAAAAGAAAGAACGCCTCATGCTTATCATCTTAAATAAGATAGAAAGGTTATAAAGATCCCAGAAAATTGTTGAATGAAGTAATGGCAGGAAAAGATGTAAAACCATATTTACAACCATAAAACGAATGAAACATCATCGATTTTCTATCAAGGAACAAGGTCTGCATCTAcataaatagaataaaataaaatttggctCTGGATTTCAGTTCCTGTGGCAACTGTTTAGGGTCATGAGgagaaaataacataaattccaAGAATAATGTCCACAAATTCTCACAAATGCagataaaaaatcatcatcatttctCTGGTTGGGTCTTATTTTCAGAAACCTTTTAAAGCTTGATATTGTATAGTCTcataataatttcattcatTGGTTTATTCCAAGAACATAGAAGCGAAGAGTcaacccaaaagaaaaaggataaaGGACAGTCAATCAAGTAAGCGCATAAGAAAGATATATCAAGCAAGATATACCTCGGAAAGAATCGAGGTTCTGCAAGGTTTCAAGGTCAAGATGAATTATTGAGGACAATCCTTTACTGGCAGCAGCCAAATCCATGAGTTCCAATTGTTCATCCTCAATAAGATCCATAGATTCTTTAGCCATTTTGCGGGCAGTTGCCTTCTCAATGGCAACTTTACGTTTAGCTGCCTGTTTCTCCATGCGAAGCTCTTCTTTGAGCCTCCTTTTTTCAGCCTATGAACAACACCCCACAGAGAGAAAGGTTCAGATCATttatccaaaagaaaaacaataaatgatGAGATGAAGTGTAGattcaaattattgttatCCTCTCAAACTTACTCTTAAGTATTCTTTCTGTAGAAATTTTTCCCTCCGTTCCATTTCGCGTTTTTGCTCACGCAGTGATCGCTCTTCCTCTCTCTGTCTTTCACGCATCAACCTTTCTTCTTCCTTCCTTCTTTCACGCTCATGCTTCTCCATTTCTTTTCTCATTCTTTCCTCATTCTAAGAATGCAAAATAGATAAGATAAGCATATGAAAAGCTATTGGTTTCCCCAACATGGCACAAATCAGGAGTAGTACAACAAAACCTTTCGCCTCAGATTATCTTGTCTTTCAAGCTCTTTTTGTATCCGAATCTCATTGGCTTCAACTTCCCTTGCAATTCTAGCTTCGTCACACTACAAGATGCAACTTAAAATGCAATCACTTAACTctcgaaatttttctaaaagaaaaatatgaagctGTACAATTCTAGGCTGAATATTGTAACCTTCCATAGATTTCCAATAAGCAAGTAAGGGATACCTTGCGTTTCTTCTCCATACGTTGCTCAGCGTCATTATTGAAAGTTTGCCCATCAGACAATAAATAAGGATCTTCAGTTCCAAAAATTGGGTGACTGGTAGACTGCgcattttttctattatttgaGGTTGATTCCCGTTGTAGGAGAGAGTCTTCACCTCCATTCGGTGATGAAAAAATGTGTGCTGGCTTGTCTTGTTGAGATAAAACACGAACACGAGCAACATGGCCTTGAACACCATGAACTCTTGATGAGGGTTCATTTGCATGAAGAAAAGAAGTTCTAGCTCTTGAACCATCAATCGGTGAACCATGAAAATAAGGTTGGTCTGAGAGAGACTGATATTCATGGTGAGCCCTTGGGATGACCTGGAATTAGATTCACACAACTTCaacaatgaaatttatattaattgcaAAAAATCTAGCATTTacactagaaaaaaaataaagaaaaaaaaatgtccacatggggaaaaaaataaacccaGGATAACACAatcaacaatataaaaagacaTACAGTGTCTTCATTTTCTGTTACAAGAACAAGATATCTATAGATGCCTAAGAAGCAACTTTAGCATGCATTCTGGTgga contains:
- the LOC102609052 gene encoding homeobox-DDT domain protein RLT1 isoform X2, which translates into the protein MEVDSDAEKSNECKKFVVNNNNNNHSNEGQQGKPKRQMKTPFQLETLEKAYASETYPSESTRAELSEKLGLSDRQLQMWFCHRRLKDKKEKENPPKKMRKNVAVVMPESPIDELRAGAEPGSDYGSGSGSGSSPYLMELRNAVGSSRGLMDDMPIVRRSYESQQSIMELRAIACVEAQLGEPLREDGPILGMEFDSLPPDAFGAPIGSSEQQKRSGHPYESKIYDRYDTKSNKVIPRAHHEYQSLSDQPYFHGSPIDGSRARTSFLHANEPSSRVHGVQGHVARVRVLSQQDKPAHIFSSPNGGEDSLLQRESTSNNRKNAQSTSHPIFGTEDPYLLSDGQTFNNDAEQRMEKKRKCDEARIAREVEANEIRIQKELERQDNLRRKNEERMRKEMEKHERERRKEEERLMRERQREEERSLREQKREMERREKFLQKEYLRAEKRRLKEELRMEKQAAKRKVAIEKATARKMAKESMDLIEDEQLELMDLAAASKGLSSIIHLDLETLQNLDSFRDSLSVFPPKTVRLKRPFSVQPWSDSEENVGNLLMVWRFFITFADVLGLWPFTLDEFVQAFHDHESRLLGEIHLALLKSIIKDIEDVARTPSTGLGMNQYCAANPEGGHPRIIEGAYAWGFDIRNWQQLLNPLTWHEIFRQLALSAGFGPKLKKRSSKWANVGDNHEGKGCEDIVSTIRNGSAAENAFAWMREKGLLLPRRSRHKLTPGTVKFAAFHVLSLEGSKGLTVLELADKIQKSGLRDLTTSKTPEASISVALTRDTKLFERIAPSTYCVRPAFRKDPADAEAILAAARKKIRIFENGFLGGEDADDVERDEDSECDVEEDPEVEDLATPSSANKNIDRYDEANTCLVSGKDNACKDVALSVQNEVDKGFSSFSLNDSKDARCQGTADNYVAVEDFGASHLNQENIEIDESKPGESWIQGLAEGDYSHLSVEERLNALVALIGIANEGNSIRAVLEDRLEAANALKKQMWAEAQLDKSRLKEENITKLDFTPAMGSKAETHLASSAAEGGQSPLPVFVDNKNEASPSLAEDQKPMFGSQVFQNHLSEFPNERTVAVQDPSTGLDNLATQQHGYASKRSRSQLKAYIAHMAEEMYVYRSLPLGQDRRRNRYWQFATSASRNDPCSGRIFVELHDGTWRLIDTVEAFDALLSSLDARGTRESHLRIMLQKIETSFKDKVRRNLQGIDTVGQSWTAIKNEAAEMDVDPDFASSDSPSSTVCGLNSDTLETSSSFRIELGRNEIEKKAALERFQDFQWWMWRECFNSLSLCASKNEKTRCRQLLVICDVCLDSYLCEDAHCPSCHRTFGAVDKSSKFSEHSIQCEEKTKLGLRDIHVSDSSLPLGIRLLKPLSAVIEAYIPPEALEASWTDERRKTWGMKLNMSSSAEEVLQLLTILESGIKRSYLSSNFETTKELLGSSFTCADPWSVPILPWIPKTTAAVALRLLELDASIMYVKPEKPEQFEEDKEANERVIPSRYLPLKNKEVVLKELDQDRLVKEENYSNLAGKRKNYRRGKGNRDHGWSRKYHKKTPSITADVGRRTAREHEGLNLRLKQQGLRTNGRGRRTVRKRADRTSKNETFQGQMGHMVIPDSSSGLHRNLDEEEWGVGKERMINMEDAENSNSAEAVDSDDNVQAVEYEQGNWEVGFNGATNGWNRDVMEVSDEDEDAFGDDAGIEEAVDEYSEGNIDMSEASDQNGIDDGVDSAASEYSD
- the LOC102609052 gene encoding homeobox-DDT domain protein RLT1 isoform X1; translation: MEVDSDAEKSNECKKFVVNNNNNNHSNEGQQGKPKRQMKTPFQLETLEKAYASETYPSESTRAELSEKLGLSDRQLQMWFCHRRLKDKKEKENPPKKMRKNVAVVMPESPIDELRAGAEPGSDYGSGSGSGSSPYLMELRNAVGSSRGLMDDMPIVRRSYESQQSIMELRAIACVEAQLGEPLREDGPILGMEFDSLPPDAFGAPIAGSSEQQKRSGHPYESKIYDRYDTKSNKVIPRAHHEYQSLSDQPYFHGSPIDGSRARTSFLHANEPSSRVHGVQGHVARVRVLSQQDKPAHIFSSPNGGEDSLLQRESTSNNRKNAQSTSHPIFGTEDPYLLSDGQTFNNDAEQRMEKKRKCDEARIAREVEANEIRIQKELERQDNLRRKNEERMRKEMEKHERERRKEEERLMRERQREEERSLREQKREMERREKFLQKEYLRAEKRRLKEELRMEKQAAKRKVAIEKATARKMAKESMDLIEDEQLELMDLAAASKGLSSIIHLDLETLQNLDSFRDSLSVFPPKTVRLKRPFSVQPWSDSEENVGNLLMVWRFFITFADVLGLWPFTLDEFVQAFHDHESRLLGEIHLALLKSIIKDIEDVARTPSTGLGMNQYCAANPEGGHPRIIEGAYAWGFDIRNWQQLLNPLTWHEIFRQLALSAGFGPKLKKRSSKWANVGDNHEGKGCEDIVSTIRNGSAAENAFAWMREKGLLLPRRSRHKLTPGTVKFAAFHVLSLEGSKGLTVLELADKIQKSGLRDLTTSKTPEASISVALTRDTKLFERIAPSTYCVRPAFRKDPADAEAILAAARKKIRIFENGFLGGEDADDVERDEDSECDVEEDPEVEDLATPSSANKNIDRYDEANTCLVSGKDNACKDVALSVQNEVDKGFSSFSLNDSKDARCQGTADNYVAVEDFGASHLNQENIEIDESKPGESWIQGLAEGDYSHLSVEERLNALVALIGIANEGNSIRAVLEDRLEAANALKKQMWAEAQLDKSRLKEENITKLDFTPAMGSKAETHLASSAAEGGQSPLPVFVDNKNEASPSLAEDQKPMFGSQVFQNHLSEFPNERTVAVQDPSTGLDNLATQQHGYASKRSRSQLKAYIAHMAEEMYVYRSLPLGQDRRRNRYWQFATSASRNDPCSGRIFVELHDGTWRLIDTVEAFDALLSSLDARGTRESHLRIMLQKIETSFKDKVRRNLQGIDTVGQSWTAIKNEAAEMDVDPDFASSDSPSSTVCGLNSDTLETSSSFRIELGRNEIEKKAALERFQDFQWWMWRECFNSLSLCASKNEKTRCRQLLVICDVCLDSYLCEDAHCPSCHRTFGAVDKSSKFSEHSIQCEEKTKLGLRDIHVSDSSLPLGIRLLKPLSAVIEAYIPPEALEASWTDERRKTWGMKLNMSSSAEEVLQLLTILESGIKRSYLSSNFETTKELLGSSFTCADPWSVPILPWIPKTTAAVALRLLELDASIMYVKPEKPEQFEEDKEANERVIPSRYLPLKNKEVVLKELDQDRLVKEENYSNLAGKRKNYRRGKGNRDHGWSRKYHKKTPSITADVGRRTAREHEGLNLRLKQQGLRTNGRGRRTVRKRADRTSKNETFQGQMGHMVIPDSSSGLHRNLDEEEWGVGKERMINMEDAENSNSAEAVDSDDNVQAVEYEQGNWEVGFNGATNGWNRDVMEVSDEDEDAFGDDAGIEEAVDEYSEGNIDMSEASDQNGIDDGVDSAASEYSD